GTTGATTTGATATTTTCCATGGTGGCTAAACCAGGGTGCCAACACAGTTTGACAAATCCGTTTATTATTTTCTATTGAACATACATGTTCCAGTGTGCTTTTTAAAGTTTGGTTTCCTCTACGAGTTAAATAATTGTAATTCAATTCGTATATTTCAGTGATATTTTATATCATCACTGACCGTTGATGCCACTTTCGTTTACTGTTCttttcatacacatacacaaacacacacacacacacacacacacacacatacatacatacatacatacatacatacatacatacatgttacatacatacatacatacatacatacatacatacatacatacatacatacatacatacatacatacatatacacatatatacatacacatacatacatacatacatacatacatacatacatacatgcatacacacatacatacatacatacatacatacatacatacatacatacatacatacatacatacatacatacatacacacatacatacatacacacatacatatatacacacatacacacatacatacatacatacatacatacatacatacatacatacatacatacatacatacatacatacatacatacacacacacacacacacacacacatacatacatacatacatacatacatacatacatacatacatacatacgtacatacatacatacatacatacatacttctgTATGTATAAATACTGAAAACTAGCTCACTACTGAGCAAAATTTTTCCAGGGTAGGTGAGTGCGCTCAGTCATTAGTCCCTGCGGGCTGCTAGTGCAGTCTTAAATTGTTCTGTTGTGTTGCTAGTGACAATGTTTTCCGGTAACCGGTTCAAGTTTACAATAGTTAAtggtatgaatgaatgtttgcATGTTTCAGTTTTACACATAGGTATTTTAATTGCCCTTGAATGTGATCGCCCAGATGGTCTAGTGTTAAATGAAAATAGCGTGTCGGTAGGAATGGTTACAAGGCCTTATAAAATCTTGTAGAGGAGCACTAAACGTATATTGCATTTAGTATACATTGCTATGTTAGCAGCAGCGACGCAACGTTATACGACATTTAGGAATATTTGTTTCACCTGCCTCCGATGCCATGTTCTTGTGGCGTGGCCGAGGTGCGACCAGAAATCCCCTAAACAATTATAAACTAATGATGAAGTGGTGACttaaaaactgtcatttttaaGGATTGTACGGCTCCTTCTTTGAGTAATTTATATTATGTTTCATGAACATATTGTCTATGAAAATTGTAATGGTTAACTTCAGCAAAGGATTTGTGATTTCATGAACAAGGTAACGGCAAAAGTTGTCAAAGATAAATAAGTGTTTTTATTCAGAAGCGCATACTATTTATATTAGCATTATAGCCACAAGGTGTGGCCGTCAGAACTAACTACTTTACCGTTCTGGGAGACAATTGATAAAGTCATTACAAATAAGTATACAAAACAGTCCACGGATTAAAATCTAAACAGGGCGTGGCGGACCCAGGATAAATTCTAATCCACGCACTGTTTTATATTTAGCGTTCACaccaccaaatattgtatccATCATAACACTGGCCAAAAGATACAATCTTGACGTAATATCTACATGACCTATATGCTGTTTTTACAGCAAATGCCTAATCTTATTTTCAagtattttagttttaattccCATACGTTGAATTTGCAGAAATATTCTCACAAATACTCAAAGTTTCACTCACACCTTTAAATTTATCTCCTGAGGTTATTTTACCTATATGAAAAATCAAACAGTGACAATTGTCTTTTTCTGCTTTTTACTAACTACTATGCATTCCTAGTTTGTGGTTCAAAATGGAGGGTATCACGCCAGACATGCTGCTAATCTCTTACACCTCCCATTTACTTGTATACGCTACTGGTTAATCAAATATGCCAGGGGATGTAAATCTAAATGTTCTATAATCATATaccaaccccccacccccaccccaccccccatccccaattttttttttttaaaattgacacATGTGCGTTTTGATACTGGTTACTGATTGTAAATGACAGTGTCAATCGATTTGGGTAAATACTAAGGATTCTTACCATGTCACTAGCAATTAACAGCaactttatttatatttattacagGTTGTGTGGCTGTAAACGCAGATTTATTGGTTGGAATGCGATATATAACAACCGAAGTGACAACAGTGTATGCCAGAGAATCCACTATTTACACAGCAAGTACTTGTGGAAAGCACATTGGTGATTCTGTCAATATCTCAATGATACTCAACAACAATCCTCTGTGGGTACCCGATTTTGGGGTTGTCAACTTCTATGTCACTGACGCCGAAAgtaaggtatgtatgtatgtatgtatgtatgtatgtatgtatgtatgtatgtatgtatgtatgtatgtacatatgtatgtatgtatgtatgtatgtatgtgtgtgtgtgtgtgtgtgtgcgtgcgtgcgtgcgtgcgtgcgtgcgtgcgtgcgtgcgtgcgtgcgtgcgtgcatgcatgcatgcatgcatgcatgcatgtatgtatgtatgtatgtatgtgccggtatgtatgtatgtatgtatgtatgtatgtatgtatgtatgtatgtatgtatgtatgtatgtatgtatactaattttgtatatctgtaggtatgtatgcatgcgcgttcgcacgtacgtacgtgtgtatatACACGTGatatggatgggtggatgaatCTATGTTCGTCTCTGCATGTAGATGATAGGAGATACAATGGCGGTAATATTTGTAAGTACTACTCAAGATAAGATAACAGTGTTATTAAATGCAATTCAACTTATGCTAACTATGTTGATGACCCTTGTGTGGGATATCTTCTGACAAGATACTCTAATTGTGTATTTACAGAACGAATCCAAAGCCCTCTGCCACAACCACGGAGCAGACAAAAAAGCTGTACCATTCTGTTTTGTGCCTAATTGGAAATCAGCCAACAACCTGTATGTACATGCCACAGCAGGGAACGTAGAGGCAATTTCTTTCACCATGAATGTAATGTTTGCACCGAAAAAAGCAGTaagtaatacaaatatattctatatattaaaCCCAATAAAGCAGACTTGTGATTTATCATACACTTCTTCACTATATAAAATCCAATGCCCGGAATTAGTTTCctcacacccccccccccccagccaaTTAATGTTCAAGGAAAGATAACATCGAACACGATTGTTTTTTCTTGTAAAAGTGCACGTCTACCAAGAAGTAAACATAATGGCTAATTCCTAACTGGTTAATAAGCAAGTTTGTTTTATTGTTCTGCACACACTATCTGAATGCAATATACTGAGCTCTACCAAGCGTGgcttgtaaattaaaaaaatcagtttACCCTGTTGTCTTATTGCTAAAGTTATTAATTATGTGAATTACTCTTTAAAATAGACAGCTTCACCATTCAgctttacatttatatataatacaatgaatttcacaacaccattcagcttttctgtttgatacaaccacgcagaaaccaacaagaaactggacatgctacgtTTTAAGacaacaagattgaatgagtctggtttcttgctacattttgtctaagtgaaatgaactacacatgccaccatacatacatcaacTCCGCAAATACCATTTTACACGCTCTTCCTAGGGTGTTTGATACCaagaaaaacattggtgcccgaatgtctgcatgtagttgcaatacatttcaatggtttatttcatttagactaaatgaaGGGGaaaatgcgatcttgctattgaaatATTGCATAGCTGTGTTGTTGTATCAAACGGAATTGTCAGTAAATATATCCCGGtcaaatttaattatttcaaagcTTGAAACGGATGCTATGGCCTCGGCTGCCATTTCTAAACTATTACGGAAAGTGTATGCATGTAAGCGCACATTGGTATAATATTGAGCATATGTAATGTGTTTTGTACAAATCATACATGCTTTTACATATTACTTTTTCAATGTAAGAAACGATGTTTTCTATGTAATAGTTTAAGCGCTAATTACCAACTCATTGGATATTATAGGGTCAAAAAAGTGAAGTAATGGACATTTTGAAACCAGGTTACGAGCCAGTAAGATTCCCGATAAAGCGAAATGGCGGTATAATATATCTAAAGCAGATAGCTGAGGTCTCTACTGATCAATCACTGAAGTACCACGACCACGTGCTGTTAGATGTCTCTTTCTGTCCAGACGCGGGAACCACACCTTCCTACGATATTACATCCATTGTTTTCGGTACAGACCCAACAAGTACCTTTACCCAGTATATCTGTGATAACCCTGGATGTAACGCTGGAACTCCCAACATTGGTTTCAACGGGAAACAACTACCCAGTAATATAGTGTCTATTAATACTGAACACCAGGAATATTCTACGATCTATGTGTACGTGGTTTCATGGGGTGGTGAATTAAACCCAGCTACCGAGGTGCTCACGGGCCACTTCCGCTATTCTGCAAGCATTACACCACGTCATTAGACGTCACaccttgatgatgatgatgatgatgatgatgatgatgatgatgatgatgatgatgatgatgatgatcgagACTTTGAATGACAGTactaataaacaaaatatgtttttcaCATCCCAGCTAATAGACCCAGCTAATATATTTGAACCAATCACCATTTTTTCCCTTTGAGTATACCGCTTAGTGGAACCGTTTTCACATGTATCAATCATTGTGAGACAAGTGTTACAGTGTATCACTCATATATTCACTAATAAGTCACCCAACCTCGCCCACAAGTCAAGGTTCATGTGTTTGGTAAACAGATCATGAGAGGAGGAgatttgatatcaacattttttttgactCAAGAATAAAATGTTATCACAAACAGtaatacaatgttgcaataaCAGTCTTTAAAATATTACAGACCCAATAAGTCGGCGCCCTGCCACTCACTAACTTAGTGGCGATTTGAAAGGGAAAAACTAAAGGACGTTTCCATTACAATGATGTTGTGTACACTACACTTTCCGTACAACCCCGATCTTGGCTGTATCTGTGTATTTGGTCGCTCGTACTAAATGTATACGTAGTACAGGATGTTGTTCAAAGTAAAGCCATAACTTGTAGTATACAGTGTACATATCATGTTGCAATGAATCAAGGGAGATATCGATGGTAGTATTTGGAGTGTTCAAGTTCTTCCCAGAGATAGTAATCCATAAAAATTCTCGAGTATTTTCGATATCACTTCGGCTTTGTGCCGAACAGAAATGTATCGGATTAACAATAGAATGATTAATTTGtctgaataaaaaatatgtagtcAGTGCATGTCACGTGACTCAATGCTAAAGTCGTATGCTGACGTTCAGGGGGTTTTACAGTCCATTTCATAAGCCATCGCCCAAAGTAGGTAAAACAAGATGTACACTGCATTGTAAGCCAACGTGTGAATATTGTACAATACAGAACCGTGCTTATGCATGGCTTTAGATGAATTTGGAGTGATGTGTGGTTTGTAAAAGACATTGTTATTTGAGGCTCACTCGAGTTTGTTTAACAATGTGAGAATTTGCGACGTAAGGAATCGTTTTGTATGTAGAATCATGACGGTTATGTTGTTGAATAAGAAGGGTGTCAGTGAACTGATGGCATAGATCTCGGGCGACACCCGAGTAGACTAATAGTATAGTCTGCTGACATTTTGCGTCGTATGCTGGTACTTTTTTAGTCCCGTATTCGTATTCAACTTGAGCAAATCTAACTGGAGGTTGACCCCGACtactaaaatgaaaataattcgTAAAagcctatttatttatttatttatttatttatttatttatttatttatttatttttatttggctttgtttgtttgtatatgtatgtatgtatgtatgtatgtatgtatgtatgtatgtatgtatgtatgtatgtacatgtatgtttgttctgtttgtttgtttgtttgtttgtttgttttgtttgcttgtttatttatttgtttgattaTTTTAGAATCGATTTCAACGGAAAACCAGAAATAATATGAATGAACAGTTACTACCAAATCATAGTGATTATAGTTTCaattttcttgtttgtttttttttctttttcttgttttttggATCTCACTCAACAGTTTTTTGCTACAGATTATAGATACTGATAATGCCAACCATATACAATGATACAGTTTATCTCATTGTGAATGCAAACCGAGTCACTATGGgatgaaaaaagaaagaaactaaggccaaaaaaaaaaaaaaaaaaaagctgttcaacgggcaacatAACCCgacacattgggtaggtaggtcgatttttttttttttttttttttttttttacaaaggatgtaaaaacaaaccacatgtaatgatggcaaaacatttgaagttgagtttacattgtacttattcattcattttgattttatctcttgcaatttgtctgtatggcaattgatttccatcagctctagttaggaaatgtgcacaatttacggttaaacaaattttgtagctcctctcaaaaTATTATAAGACATGCTAAATGAAATGCCAGAATTACTTTAACcactccttctgtcacctacactatagaggagatataaaattatatttggtagcacaggtacaatgatgcattaaaaataagtgataatcagctacaataacagtccaaatgatattacttgacaaaggatgtgcatttcacatggatacttgtaaggagatgtctcataattagctctgacctatgaagggaggtacttagtcagccaccttccatcttgttttgggagaaagacaattattaccatgattgctactgattggaaggatacatcctcaaaaatgcaaacttttttgaaaataagacaatataggaggccatttagaggcacaaaatatcaaacaagtcattgagaatgacatagtccccgctatgattgggttttaaggaattctCACTACTCtgctgatcatgcaacaacacttgtgaacctaaatcaaacagacttagatatgttgtgtctacttgttggacatggaacatgcctacaacaataaaggattggtcgggcatgggggatcatatcacgatgaaaatggatatgcacatgtatgtcatagaacactgtcctaataccaactttgaatgtgatctgttcaagcatgtctgagttatggctttggacatagagaaatcgcaaacaaaatggctgccaggcggccatattggattgtatcacaacaacaatgaatgtgcacatgtatgtcatagaacactgtcctaataccaactttgaatgagatctgttcaagcatgtctgagttatggctttggacatggaaaattcacaaacaaaatagctgccaggcagccatattggatcgtatcactacgaaaatggatatgcacatgtatgtcatagaacactgtcctaataccaactttgaatgagatctgttcaagcatgtctgagttatggctttggacatggaaaattcacaaacaaaatagctgccaggcagccatattctacgaaaatggatatgcacatgtatgtcataaaacactgtcctaataccaactttgaatgagatctgttcaagcatgtctgagttatggctttggacatataaaaatcgcaaacaaaatggctgctaggtgaccatattggattgtatcatgaaacaaattgacgtgcatatgtatgccatcgTATGTTGCTCCTGTACCAAgcttgaaaaaaatcggtccaggcatctccaagaaatggctgtggacggacggacggacggacggacggacagatggaacccaatccataagtccccgtcccggacttcgtccggtggggactaaaaaacataatttaaaatcttacaaagcttgaatgtggttttaaaataccagaattgagagacagttatgacatgcagtacattttatctggctatgaagtgcatcatgttgtggcaaagctgaaagatattttgcagatgtggtaaatgacttcttctgaactttaatttgattccaaaaaaatcatgaataaagaaagagtaaaacatttgaagactttcagactatcagacttttgatggcccaatgactacccttcccatggtcataaagttttgctcatttcgtttagtgaatattggatatgcaacagtttaattttatctcaattcatgcttgtatgcatcatcagagccaagtaaaccactgatagtacataatttggaattgactcaaatgtatattgttacatgtactattcagaaaatataaagaaattcccttaattttgaaacaaagtgtgcatttcactgacatcatgtgacatgcaaagccagcatgaggatattttgaccatcaccaaaaaaaaaaaattgaaatgccaaaaatatgggtaggttgaacagctttttttttctggcctaactCTGTCACCAGATAAAATATGTAACAATGCATGTGCGTGCGTCCTATTAGTGCTGATATTTTGTTCGTGTACCGAGTAACAGAAAACGCCGTGTATTGTGAGAGAAGTAATCAACTGTGcccctaattgaaactctattcaATATAAAGACCTTTATGTAGTTTGGTACTAACATATTTTTCAACGTCGCGGAGAAACACAAATAATTGTTATCACACGTTCAAAATGTGTCTCCTTCTACCTATGTGtagtaaaattattttgttattaaaatcacacaagctgagtttgtaagttttttactcaagtgaaataatcaaatattaTCCTGATTAAACTtctctagtataatgttaatgttaatgcaTGTCTGCTATAACATTACAGTTGTCTTCTCGTATTGTTAGCACAGTTGACTGCATGAGGAAAatctcaatattttttgtatgtatgacaAATTATGACATTGGTTCATTTGAagttacatatatgtaataccAGGTTGACTTCAGTCTATTGCAAGTGGTGGTCAGGTTAaattcagtaagtacaataattAGAGTACCTGTTAAATACGTCCCAAAGCTTGCGCCCCAAACCAAATAAACTCAGGTTGTGACCCTTCTATAAGATATCCGGATACACGAGGTATAtatttcacacacactcacGAGTGTGCTTGCAAGTCAGCCGACTGATGAGTCAAAACACTGACATTTTGACCCCTTCCCTTGTTCTTGAATAAACAGCAACGAATAGAACATTCTTGGGTGACCTCTGAACTGTCATTGTAGTCGCTGTAGAGAGTCGAAAGTTTGTCAGTGTCAGTTGCTGTGAATATAATTACCCTTTTCCTTGGTAATATTGCGATGCACTAGTGCTTCGTTATAATACGCTCTTAAACTGTTTCACTTCACCGAAGCAGTAGTAGCCTGGCCCCTTGACCAGTCAGATTTACCAGGAAACTAATTATGCTATCAGTAATGAGGAGAGGGTAAACCCACGCATTTGGAGTGGTGCATTTATGTGCGTCGCATACATTGCAATTGGGACCCATATTTCCCTCGATTTCTCTCGACTGTATCCAGACCCATGGTGAAGTTCACTAATGTACCGGTAAATTACCAACGATTAAATTATTCTCCACGTcttattttgaataaaactttCAAACTTATTATTATGTTTCTTAAACAATATGTTGTCACTCGTATTATGATTTTGCTGTGATGTGTGGGTGTGTGGATGTGTGGGTGTAATTACGCCTCCGCGTTCTTTCCAACTAAAGTGCCTGGAGTTAGGCTACTTAGGTGACTTCAAATAATGATAtcagttttcaatttattgttttcaaaaatacaacGATTTCAGAATGTCTTACAACGTAATAGTCGGGAGAAGATAGTGATTACACTACACATacgtccatacatacatgcatgtgtgcacacaaaacacccacccacccaaccaaccacaaaccaacacatgcatgcacgcacgcacacacatacacacacacacacacacacacacacacacacacacacatatatatatatatatatatatatatatatatatatatatacagacagacagacagacagatatacatacatacagacagacagacagacatacatacatacatacatacatacacacacacacatacatacatacatacatacatacatacatacatacatacatacatacatacatacatacatacgtggagtcatgatggacAAATGGTTATCGAGGCCGGCTTGGAGCCCCATCACTGCCGTTTTTTTGATTTGCTAAAGTCCGTGGGCCacatttgaaccacgactgtgcctcggtcaacccagctgtataattggggcctggtaggatagaggttgcaatgtgaatgctttaatcctacgCTGCAATGGATGGTATGCTCCCCGTGGAGTTGTGGAGGAATAAAGGGTCGTTGTGCCGTTGTGATCCGAGcaaggggtaataattgtaaagcgctgtGAGCACAGGAAAGCGCTatatagaaatagttgaaataaaaactatacaatacatgtatgtgggtggggggggggtgagactCCGAACATGGACAAAAACAagtggagggagggaggagttATCCTTCAGCACCAGTAGGAGGGTAAACACCATCCCATATTTTTCTTGAGGGAGTGATTCTATTAAACACTTGCTTTTTGGTCTGAAACATATATATGATTAAAGAAAACTACAAGTTAAATCTGGCCGTTGGCTGAAcctgatgaaaaaaaaactacacatttcatttcaactatTGACACGTACATTTAACACAGATTCGTCGTACAGTGGtaattatatattcacacagtttaTGAATGTCGGGATATGTTTCAGACGTGTTGAGGTCCTTGCCTTATGAGGACAGCGTGTAATCAATCGGACTGTTTCGATCGGCAacataattgaaaaaaaaaatgaaaaaaaattacactcAATTGTGAAATTATATAACTCGACCAATGTCCTTGACCTCATCCTTTCACTATGCCTAACTTGGGTTTTTATCGACTTGTAAAATCATGTTTTGATTGacttaaaatataataattataatgtcCGATTTTATTATCATCTGAACTTagaaaattgttacaattttaCTGACGTGTGAATCTTGCAAATTATCTCAAAATCAATtgttgcatatatatgtatctagAAACCAAGGTAATCATGAACAGACATTTCTGATCATGAGAGTAGAAATAGACAGCGAGAGTTTTCAATCGTTTTATAGACTCTAGCATGTTCCCAGGTAGTCTTTTATTTTGCTGTAAACGTTACAAGTAGTTATTAGTGTTGTATGTTATGCATTTCGACTAATTGCTGGATGCCAAAAACAAAGGGAAGCTGGTGTGATCGGATCAAAGATTAGAATATCGAGTGTATTTTGACCGACCGTTCAGCCAACCATGGCAGGTTATTTCCATGACGGTGTGACAGACAGTCTTACAAATAGATCCAGGGCATGCAGGTTCTCAATTTAGCAACGACTCATCAGCTTGTGTCTATGTCTGGTAAAATTCCCCCAAACTAAATTTGGGTTTCAAGGACCAATTCATTGTTTGCGACATACCCTGTGATGACCACGAGAACGATTGTAGTGTATATGTTAACTTTCTGTTCCAATCTAGTGAGCCCTCCCCACGTTTTCATCGAAATTACAATAAAAGCTATTGTCAACAACGCGGGGGTGACAGTACTTATATTGAAGCCTGTTTGTTATTCGttcacaatacacaatacatggaaATTCCCATTAACAAGTTACTATATATTTCTACGAAGAGAGAAGACTGCGCATGCGTCGGTTGATCTATTTAAAGGGTCGCAAACCACGGTTCATCATATTCGGCTCGACATTCTGACAAGCTGTACATTACTTCTACCAAGATGGGACTGAAACTTCTAACAGTATTACTTGCAAGTGTACTGGCTGCTGGTGAGTGTATATAGTTGATTTGATATTTTCCATGGTGGCTAAACCAGGGTGCCAACACAGTTTGACAAATCCGTTTATTATTTTCTATTGAACATACATGTTCCAGTGTGCTTTTTAAAGTTTGGTTTCCTCTACGAGTTAAATAATTGTAATTCAATTCGTATATTTCAGTGATATTTTATATCATCACTGACCGTTGATGCCACTTTCGTTTACTGTTCttttcatacacatacacaaacacacacacacacacacacatacatacatacatacatacatacatacatgttacatacatacatacatacatacatacatacatacatacatacatatacacatatacacacacatacatacatacatacatacatacatacatacatacatacatacatacatacatgcatacacacatacatatatacacacatacatacatacatacatacatacatacatacatacatacatacatacacacatacatacatacatacatacacacatacatatatacacacatacacacatacatacatacatacatacatacatacatacatacatacatacatacatacacacacacacacacacacacatacatacatacatacatacatacatacatacatacatacgtacatacatacgtacttCTGTCTGTATAAATACTGAAAACTAGCTCACTACTGAGCAAAATTTTTCCAGGGTAGGTGAGTGCGCTCAGTCATTAGTCCCTGTGGGCTGCTAGTGCAGTCTTAAATTGTTCTGTTGTGTTGCTAGTGACAATGTTTTCCGGTAACCGGTTCAAGTTTACAATAGTTAAtggtatgaatgaatgtttgcATGTTTCAGTTTTACACATAGGTATTTTAATTGCCCTTGAATGTGATCGCCTAGATGGTCTAGTGTTAAATGAAAATAGCGTATCGGTAGGAATGGctacaatgcattgtacaatTTTGTAGAGGAGCACTAAACGTATATTGCATTTAGTATACATTGCTATGTTAGCAGCAGCGACGCAACGTTATACGACATTTAGGAATATTTGTTTCACCTGCCTCCGATGCCATGTTCTTGTGGCGTGGCCGAGGTGCGACCAGAAATCCCCTAAACAATTATAAACTAATGATGAAGTGGTGACttaaaaactgtcatttttaaGGATTGTACGGCTCCTTTTTGAGTAATTTATATTATGTTTCATGAACATATTGTCTATGAAAATTGTAATGGTTAACTTCAGCAAAGGATTTGTGATTTCATGAACAAGGTAACGGCAAAAGTAGTCAAAGATAAATAAGTGTTTTTATTCAGAAGCGCATACTATTTATATTAGCATTATAGCCACAAGGCGTGGCCGTCAGAACTAACTACTTTACTTTTCTGGGAGACAATTGATAAAGTCATTACAAATAAGTATACAAAACAGTCCACGGATTAAAATCTAAACAGGGCGTGGCGGACCCAAGATAAATTGTAATCCACGCACTGTTTTATATAGCGTTCACaccaccaaatattgtatccATCATAACACTGGCCAAAAGATACAATCGTGACGTAATATCTACGTGATCTATATGCTGTTTTTACAGCAAATGCCTAATCTTATTTTCAagtattttagttttaattccCATACGTTGAATTTGCAGAAATATTCTCACAAATACTCAAAGTTTCACTCACACCTTTAAATTTATCTCCTGAGGTTATTTTACCTATATGAAAAATCAAACAGTGACAATTGTCTTTTTCTGCTTTTTACTAACTACTATGCATTCCTAGTTTGTGGTTCAAAATGGAGGGTATCACGCCAG
This is a stretch of genomic DNA from Glandiceps talaboti chromosome 9, keGlaTala1.1, whole genome shotgun sequence. It encodes these proteins:
- the LOC144440119 gene encoding uncharacterized protein LOC144440119, translated to MGLKLLTVLLASVLAAGCVAVNADLLVGMRYITTEVTTVYARESTIYTASTCGKHIGDSVNISMILNNNPLWVPDFGVVNFYVTDAESKNESKALCHNHGADKKAVPFCFVPNWKSANNLYVHATAGNVEAISFTMNVMFAPKKAGQKSEVMDILKPGYEPVRFPIKRNGGIIYLKQIAEVSTDQSLKYHDHVLLDVSFCPDAGTTPSYDITSIVFGTDPTSTFTQYICDNPGCNAGTPNIGFNGKQLPSNIVSINTEHQEYSTIYVYVVSWGGELNPATEVLTGHFRYSASITPRH